Part of the Moraxella ovis genome is shown below.
GTGTGATGGCAGGCGATGAACTGCCTTATCAAGCAGGCATTCCAATGAGTGCGATGGGCGTGGCAAATTTGTACCGCTTTGAGCCTGTGACTGTGATTGATGTCATCAAAAGCAGCGAATATGACCGCATTGTACAGACGATAGACACATTTTGTGAACAGGAATTTACCTTGTCGCCAAACAGCAACCGTATGGGCTATCGCTTGGACGGCACGCCCTTGCAATTTGATGCCATTGAAATGAATTCGCACGGCGTGGATTTTGGCATGATACAAGTTCCCCCCGATGGCAAGCCAATCGTGTTGATGGCGGACGCTCAGACCACAGGCGGTTATCCCAAAATCGGAGCGGTAATTGGGGCGGATTTGGGCAAATTGGCACAGGTGCAATTTGGCAAAAAAATTCGCTTTAACTATGTCAATGGCACAACTGCCCTACAAAAACAAGCTCATTATACCACCCACCTTGCGCAAATAGCAAAGATGGCAACGCTTTTTTAAAGTAATTTTTAAACCAATAAAGGAAAAACGATGGCACACATTGATTTAAATGCCGATGTGGCAGAAGGCTTTGAATTTGACGAACCCTTGATGTCCATCATCAGCTCGGCAAACATCTGTGCAGGATTGCACGCAGGTAGGGTTCGTCAAATGATACAAACGCTTGCTTATGCCAAAGCCCACAATGTCAGCATTGGCATTCACCCAAGCTATGACGACCGTGCCAATTTTGGGCGGAGCAATCAAGATTTGCCAACAAGCGAAATACAAGCATTGATGGCTTATCAAATGGGGGCGGTTGTGTCCGTTTGCCAAACTTTGGGACTAAAACCAAGCTATGTCAAACCACACGGGGCTTTGTACAATCAAGCCAGCACCGATGCGACCCTTGCCCATGCCATCGCCCAAGCGGTTTATGATTTTGACCCCAAGCTGGCATTGATGGGGCTGTCTGGTGGTGAGCTTGTCGAGGCA
Proteins encoded:
- the pxpA gene encoding 5-oxoprolinase subunit PxpA, with protein sequence MAHIDLNADVAEGFEFDEPLMSIISSANICAGLHAGRVRQMIQTLAYAKAHNVSIGIHPSYDDRANFGRSNQDLPTSEIQALMAYQMGAVVSVCQTLGLKPSYVKPHGALYNQASTDATLAHAIAQAVYDFDPKLALMGLSGGELVEAGKALGLKVICEAFADRRYNSDGTLVSRTLPNALIEDDNEAIAQVVRMVKDGQVVAVDGNVIDLQVDSICLHGDGKHALVFAQKIKASLQQQGIAITSFMTNN
- a CDS encoding biotin-dependent carboxyltransferase family protein, giving the protein MLKITHLSAIASIQDLGREGYLGLGIGRCGAIDPLSFRLGNALLGNDDNTPALEISLGGLTATFGKDTAFCLTGAVVDGNLDETPIITGYRYFAQAGQTLTLKRQTKGMHSYLCVQDGFDFAKELGSASTDTKTGLGGLGRCVMAGDELPYQAGIPMSAMGVANLYRFEPVTVIDVIKSSEYDRIVQTIDTFCEQEFTLSPNSNRMGYRLDGTPLQFDAIEMNSHGVDFGMIQVPPDGKPIVLMADAQTTGGYPKIGAVIGADLGKLAQVQFGKKIRFNYVNGTTALQKQAHYTTHLAQIAKMATLF